One window of Chitinivorax sp. B genomic DNA carries:
- a CDS encoding RNA polymerase sigma factor, protein MASFEELSAFLGSVDRRAFKYALFAVRDEDTALDIVQDTMLKLTEKYAGRPADELPALFQRILQNQIRDYYRRTKVRSLWLTLVSAFNTKKDTVDGDTADIIDIDSEQECHESAETLLDRDRILAVVEEGLYRLPPRQREAFLLRYWEEMDVATTSAIMGCSEGSVKTHCSRATHTLAEWLRNRGIGND, encoded by the coding sequence CTGGCAAGCTTCGAGGAATTGTCGGCTTTTTTGGGCAGCGTCGATCGACGTGCATTCAAGTACGCCTTGTTCGCAGTGCGCGACGAGGATACAGCCTTGGATATTGTGCAGGACACCATGCTCAAGCTGACGGAAAAATACGCCGGACGGCCCGCCGACGAGCTGCCTGCCTTGTTTCAGCGCATTTTGCAGAACCAGATCCGCGACTATTATCGTCGGACCAAGGTACGATCCCTGTGGCTAACCTTGGTGTCGGCTTTCAATACCAAGAAAGACACTGTCGATGGCGATACCGCTGACATCATCGATATCGATTCGGAACAGGAGTGTCACGAATCTGCAGAAACATTGTTGGATCGCGATCGGATACTGGCAGTAGTTGAGGAAGGATTGTATCGACTACCTCCTCGTCAACGAGAGGCCTTCCTGCTGCGTTATTGGGAAGAGATGGATGTGGCAACAACTTCAGCCATCATGGGGTGCTCGGAAGGTAGCGTAAAAACGCATTGCTCCCGGGCAACTCACACATTGGCTGAATGGCTGCGGAATCGAGGAATAGGCAATGATTGA
- the ilvB gene encoding biosynthetic-type acetolactate synthase large subunit, giving the protein MELSGAEIVVRCLQEEGVEYVFGYPGGAVLEIYDAIFRQEAFKHVLVRHEQAAVHAADAYSRSSNKVGVALVTSGPGATNAITGIATAYMDSVPLIVISGQVPTAAIGLDAFQEVDMVGCTRPCVKHNILVKDINDLAAAIKKAFYIATTGRPGPVVIDIPKDVTLKKAEFNYPSSVTMRSYTPITKGHPGQIKKAVNLLMDAKRPLVYIGGGAVLSNASAQVTELVRSLGLPCTNTLMGLGAYPGSDKQNLGMLGMHGTYEANLAMQYCDVLIAIGARFDDRVISVPSHFLSSPKKIVHIDIDPSSIAKRVKVDIPIVGNVRDVLDEMLNLLKQTNERPDPKALDAWWQQISEWRAPNSMFFQNSDEIIKPQYVVQTLYELTGGNAIVTSDVGQHQMWAAQYYKFDRPRQWINSGGLGTMGVGLPYAMGAKLANPDMDVCCITGEASIQMNIQELSTAKQYHTPVKIISLNNRYLGMVRQWQEFFYGNRYSESYMDALPDFVKLAEAYGHVGMRIERPADVEGALKEALAMKDRLVFMDFLTDQTENVFPMVQNGKGLNQMDLPPHMRNLQQVASSKERDYGNLS; this is encoded by the coding sequence ATGGAACTTTCAGGCGCAGAGATCGTTGTGCGCTGTCTGCAGGAAGAAGGCGTTGAATACGTCTTCGGTTACCCGGGCGGCGCGGTTCTCGAAATTTACGATGCCATCTTCAGGCAAGAAGCCTTCAAGCATGTGCTGGTTCGACATGAGCAAGCGGCCGTCCATGCGGCCGATGCCTACTCGCGTTCCAGTAACAAAGTCGGTGTGGCGCTGGTCACGAGTGGTCCCGGTGCAACCAATGCCATCACTGGTATTGCGACTGCTTATATGGATTCTGTTCCATTGATTGTAATCTCTGGTCAAGTGCCCACCGCGGCAATCGGCCTGGATGCTTTTCAGGAAGTAGACATGGTCGGATGTACCCGGCCTTGCGTGAAGCACAATATTCTCGTCAAAGACATCAATGATCTGGCGGCAGCCATCAAGAAGGCATTCTACATTGCCACAACAGGCCGGCCTGGCCCAGTAGTGATCGACATCCCGAAGGATGTCACGCTGAAGAAGGCCGAATTCAATTACCCAAGTAGTGTGACCATGCGTTCTTATACGCCGATCACCAAAGGGCATCCCGGCCAAATTAAAAAAGCCGTCAATCTGTTGATGGATGCGAAGCGGCCGCTGGTTTACATTGGCGGTGGCGCGGTATTGTCCAATGCATCAGCCCAGGTAACTGAGCTGGTTCGCAGCCTTGGATTGCCATGTACCAATACCCTGATGGGCTTGGGGGCTTATCCAGGTTCGGATAAGCAAAACCTCGGCATGCTGGGCATGCATGGTACATATGAAGCCAATTTGGCGATGCAGTATTGCGATGTACTGATTGCAATCGGTGCGCGTTTTGATGACCGGGTAATCTCCGTTCCCAGTCATTTCCTGTCCAGCCCGAAGAAGATTGTTCACATTGATATCGACCCCAGCTCAATTGCCAAGCGGGTTAAAGTGGATATTCCAATCGTCGGGAATGTACGCGATGTACTGGACGAAATGTTGAACCTGTTGAAACAGACCAATGAGCGCCCAGACCCGAAGGCGTTGGATGCCTGGTGGCAACAGATCAGTGAGTGGCGTGCGCCGAACTCCATGTTCTTCCAGAATTCTGATGAAATCATCAAGCCACAATATGTGGTGCAGACCTTATACGAGCTGACCGGCGGTAATGCGATTGTTACGTCGGATGTGGGTCAGCATCAAATGTGGGCTGCGCAATACTATAAATTTGACCGCCCTCGTCAGTGGATCAACTCTGGTGGGTTGGGCACTATGGGTGTCGGCTTGCCATATGCAATGGGGGCCAAACTGGCCAATCCGGACATGGATGTCTGCTGTATCACTGGTGAAGCTTCAATCCAGATGAACATCCAAGAGCTCTCAACCGCGAAGCAATACCATACACCAGTCAAGATCATCAGCCTGAACAATCGCTATTTGGGCATGGTTCGGCAGTGGCAGGAATTCTTCTATGGCAACCGCTATTCTGAGTCCTATATGGATGCCTTGCCGGATTTCGTCAAGCTGGCTGAAGCTTATGGCCATGTTGGCATGCGTATTGAGCGCCCCGCTGATGTGGAAGGGGCGCTGAAAGAAGCACTGGCGATGAAAGATCGTCTGGTGTTCATGGATTTCCTCACCGACCAGACAGAAAACGTGTTCCCGATGGTTCAAAACGGCAAAGGCCTGAATCAGATGGATTTGCCGCCCCACATGCGCAATCTGCAGCAAGTGGCATCAAGCAAAGAACGCGATTACGGCAATCTGAGTTAA